The Macadamia integrifolia cultivar HAES 741 unplaced genomic scaffold, SCU_Mint_v3 scaffold_68A, whole genome shotgun sequence genomic sequence ACAATGCCAGAGAACGGTATGCAGCCACCATTTCTGAACTTGATGCTGCCAAACAAGAACTCAGAAAATTCCGTCAGGATTTTGTGTCATCCATGGAAGAAAAAGCTGCTGCATTCAACCAAGCAGCAGAAGCCGAAGTCATAGCAAAGGTTAATGAAGAGAAGGCTGCTGAATTGTCAAAGGAAATTGCAGCCACACAAGAATCACTTGGGCATGTGAAGCTGGCTTCTTTGCAAGCTCAGCAGGAGCAAGAAAAGATTCTTGAGGAAAAAAATGTCCAAAGGCAGTCTTATAGAGCTGCCCTGGAAGAAGCACAGAATAAACTacaatctttgaagaaagagttTGATCCGGAAATCACCAGGAATCTTGAAGGTAAGCTTGCTGAAACATCTGCTGAGATTGGGGTGTTACAAAAGGAGATGGAAAATGCCCGCGCTTCTGATCTAGATTCTGTAAGAACTGTGACTTCAGAGCTTGATGGTGCTAAAGAGGCATTGCAAAAAGTTGCAGAGGAAGAAAGCACTCTTGGAAGCTTGGTGGAGTCCCTTAAGGTGGAGTTGGAAACAGTGAAGAAAGAACATTCTGAACTGAAAGAGAAGGAAGCGGAAACTGAATCTGTTGCTGGGACCTTGCATGTGAAGCTCCAGAAAAGTAAGGGTGAGCTTGAGGCAGCCCTAGCTGAAGAATCTAAAGCCAAAGGTGCTTCTGATGAGCTGATCTCTACCCTCCAACAGCTATCCTCAGAATCTGAAAATGCAAGAAAGGAGGcagaagaaatgaagagaaatGCTGAAGAGCTGAAGAAAGAATCTGGAGCCACCCAGACTGCCCTGGAAGAAGCAGAAAAGACACTACAGATAGCACTGAAAGAGGCAGAAGAAGCAAAGACTGCGGAGGCTAGGGCCCTTGATCAGATTAAGATATTGTCCGAAAGAACAAATGCAACTCGTGCCTCAACATCAGAATCTGGTGCAATGATCACAATCTCAGGGGAGGAATTTGAGTCTTTGAGCCGGAAAGTTGAGGAATCTGATAAATTGGCTGAAATGAAAGTAGCTGCAGCAATGGCTCAGGTGGAAGCCGTAAAGGCAGGTGAGAATGAAGCACTAAAGAGGTTGGAGGCAGGCCAGAAGGAGATTGACGAGATGAAGGCTGCAACAGAGGCAGCTTTGAAGAGGGCAGAGATGGCAGAGGCAGCAAAGAGAGCTGTGGAGGGAGAACTGCGGAGGTGGCGTGAAAGGGAGCAAAAGAAAGCATCTGAAGCTGCTGCTCGAATTCTCGAGTCGGAGGTTTCTGCACCTTCATCGACACAGAATACCACGGTTCAGAAGCAGAACCAACCAGAGAAGGTTGTTGGCATCCGTAAGCTGGATAAAGAAAAGACATCCATCTCAAAGAAGGTATTGTTGCCCAATCTCAGTAGTATCTTCCAGAGGAAGAAGAGCCATATTGAGGTTGGCTCTCACTCTTACCTCCCTGGGGAGAAACcagtgtgatttttttttttttttttttttttgatgatgactaTTGTGCAAGTGTGAATGACCTGAggggaagaagggagaaaaagaagactaagaggaggggggagggggttgggggttggaAAGAAAAACATGTCCATGGCTTGGTTGTGTATATTCTAGTTCTAGAGCACTAGTATCTATGTTGTTTCTTTTCATATGTCAATATCTGGAGGGGATGATGACAGATTAATAAGACCAAATTCTGAAGTTGAGAAAGAAGGCCTTTTCAGTGGCAATTGACTCAAATCCTTtacaaggaaagaagaaattgtGGATAACTCTGGGAACTGAGTTTATTATAGGGTTCTTTACTGGATCTCTTGTGTGGAAGGAGCAGACCCTTTAAACTTCTCTCCGGTATCGTTTGGCTGCGAGGAAAATTTAAagtgaaatgaaaatttcaaggaGAAAAGAACGCTCCCTGGTCGTGCGGCCCTGCATTGATGTGGTGGCCAATGAGGGAGTGAGTGCACATGGACATCAAAGGGGGTGGGTGGAGTTTTTGATTTCACAGCAGTGAGGGTATTATTTTGTCACTCATGTCTGGGTGCAGGGGCCGCACGACCAGGGAgtgtttatttttctaaattttaatcCTAAAAAATCCCTCGAAGTTTGATTTTTGGCAATTTTTAGCATGTGATTGGAGTGTTGACGTGGCCATTCTGATCATGTAAATTTTCCTGGGATTAACTACTTGTCGAACCTTCAAGTGTAATCTCAATTGTCCATGGATTTTGTAATAGGTTTCGGATCCTTACCGAAGCCAAGGTTTTAAAAGTTGGCATCGGttgggattggattggatcgcacaaatttattttcctacatttctttttcttctttcaaaatGGTATTTTacatcattttacccttataccttaTAAGTGGATTGATATTAGGGATTAATCTTGGCTGATGTCAATCCGATCCAGGTGATCCTGAtggatttgattcaaattttaaaatcatgaTAGATCCTGAGTTGAGAATCGGTATCAGATCAAGggtcaaaaatattaaaaaaaaaatgatttttaaagaaaacaGGGGTAAAACTGTCTGATTTGGATTAGTATCATTCCGATACTAATTACTAAATCAATGCCACCCTTAACACCAAATCATGTCTTTTCTATTCAGTGGCCGAATTTGCCAAAccatctttcctttttttccttctctgtttttttccaTGAAAGGTGCGTAGAAACTTCACTTAGAGGACTGACCATAAGAAAATTTATTATAAAtcttttatattaaaaagaatggagaatgttttttgtttgggaatgtaGGAGTTATACCAACGTAGTCAATATGGAAACATGCTTGGAAGTGTCAATTGAGTAGACCTTTTCACTCTTCATGGGAGTTGAGATGGTCATTTCCCCATTTCAACCCTAACACTCTAGAAAACATTTTACctaaaaagaaggggaaaataacACACCTGGAAGTATCAATAAGGTGGACATTTTCACTTTTCATGGGAGTTGAGATGGTCATTTCCCCGCTTCAACTCTAATATTCAAGAAAACATTCTACcttaaaagaaggggaaaataattCTTCTTAGTCACATAACTCCTATACTAGCGTGAGACCAATGAAGGGACACACATGGATATCAAGAGGAggtgggtttaggatttagatcCCGATTGATTGGAAAGGGGCTAGCAAGACACAAAATAATAGAGAAAAAGTGAAACCccctattttctttctcctattttgtgTCTGGTTAGTCCCTCTCCAGCCACCTCCGATtgaagaggatctgaatccgTGGATTTATG encodes the following:
- the LOC122071735 gene encoding WEB family protein At5g55860-like produces the protein MGVKARENAQDSPRAEVGEIDTRAPFQSVKAAVSLFGEVAVSREKATFKKSNSLSAERVLAKETQLHLAQKELNKLKEQLKNAKTTKAQAFTELEKAKKTVEDLTNKLKSVNESKESAVKVTEVAKNQAKQLEEANSGCPVETDGAWKQELDNARERYAATISELDAAKQELRKFRQDFVSSMEEKAAAFNQAAEAEVIAKVNEEKAAELSKEIAATQESLGHVKLASLQAQQEQEKILEEKNVQRQSYRAALEEAQNKLQSLKKEFDPEITRNLEGKLAETSAEIGVLQKEMENARASDLDSVRTVTSELDGAKEALQKVAEEESTLGSLVESLKVELETVKKEHSELKEKEAETESVAGTLHVKLQKSKGELEAALAEESKAKGASDELISTLQQLSSESENARKEAEEMKRNAEELKKESGATQTALEEAEKTLQIALKEAEEAKTAEARALDQIKILSERTNATRASTSESGAMITISGEEFESLSRKVEESDKLAEMKVAAAMAQVEAVKAGENEALKRLEAGQKEIDEMKAATEAALKRAEMAEAAKRAVEGELRRWREREQKKASEAAARILESEVSAPSSTQNTTVQKQNQPEKVVGIRKLDKEKTSISKKVLLPNLSSIFQRKKSHIEVGSHSYLPGEKPV